A single window of Jaculus jaculus isolate mJacJac1 chromosome 14, mJacJac1.mat.Y.cur, whole genome shotgun sequence DNA harbors:
- the Sertad1 gene encoding SERTA domain-containing protein 1, producing the protein MMLSKGLKRKREEEEEEALAVDTWWLDPGHPAVAQAAPAVASSSLFDLSVLKLHHSLRQSEPDLRHLVLVVNTLRRIQESMTPPTTLPPVPNPPAAPSVADNLLASSDVALSASVASLLEDLSHIEGLNQVPQPLADEGPPGRPVGGAPASLGALDLLGPATGCLLDDGLEGLFEDIDTSMYDSELWVPPSEGLKPGPENGPGKEETPELDEAELDYLMDVLVGTQALERPPGPGR; encoded by the coding sequence ATGATGCTAAGCAAGGGTCTGAAGCGCaagcgggaggaggaggaggaggaagccctGGCAGTAGATACCTGGTGGCTAGATCCAGGCCACCCAGCAGTGGCACAGGCTGCCCCAGCGGTGGCCTCCAGCTCCCTCTTTGACCTCTCCGTGCTGAAACTCCACCACAGCCTCCGGCAGAGTGAGCCCGATCTGCGACACCTGGTGCTGGTGGTGAACACGCTGCGGCGTATCCAGGAGTCCATGACGCCCCCAACTACCCTGCCACCTGTGCCCAACCCGCCTGCTGCCCCCAGCGTGGCCGATAACCTGCTGGCCAGCTCCGATGTCGCCCTCTCAGCCTCGGTGGCCAGTCTTTTGGAGGATCTGAGCCATATCGAGGGCCTAAATCAGGTCCCCCAACCCCTGGCAGATGAAGGGCCACCGGGCCGTCCTGTTGGGGGTGCCCCAGCCAGCCTGGGTGCCTTAGACCTGCTAGGCCCAGCCACCGGCTGTCTGTTGGACGACGGGCTGGAGGGACTGTTTGAGGACATTGATACGTCCATGTATGACAGTGAACTTTGGGTACCACCCTCGGAGGGCCTCAAACCCGGGCCTGAGAACGGGCCAGGAAAGGAGGAAACTCCAGAGTTGGACGAGGCTGAGCTGGACTACCTCATGGACGTGCTGGTGGGCACACAGGCATTGGAGCGGCCACCAGGACCAGGGCGCTGA